The stretch of DNA GGTTCATTGCTTCTGCTTGTGCTCTTTTGCATACCCTCCTCCTAGCCCGTCTGTCCTTCTGTGCTGACCATGCTGTCCCACACTTCTTCTGTGACCTTGCTGCCCTGCTCAAATTGTCCTGCTCAGACACTTCCCTCAACCAATTGGTAATCTTTACTGCAGGATTAACAGCCATTATGCTTCCATTCTTATGCATCTTGGTTTCTTATGGCCATATTGGGGCCACCATCCTCCGGGTTCCCTCTACCAAGGGCATCCGTAAAGCCCTATCCACATGTGGCTCTCATCTCTCAGTAGTGACTCTCTATTATGGGGCAATTATTGGTCTATATTTTATTCCTTCATCCAACAACAGCAATGACAATAACATAATCGCTTCATTGATGTACACAGTGGTGActcccatgctgaacccctttaTTTATAGCCTgagaaataaagacatgaaaGGGACACTGAGGAAATTCTTGCATAAGAAAACATATTATTCCAGCTGATactacctttcttttaaaaacacccATGTGATCATATTTCCTTAATAGCATGtaaatacaatttattaaaaacagaGCTCACTTGTCTTCCTTCTATAGCTATCAATCACAAACCTTGGCTGACATTATTCTTGGACTTGTTATGGGAATAGTAACACAGGATGTGCTTTATAGGACttaatttgctctttttctttttaaataatgggGATTATAAAATACTTGGAGGATACTATGTCTCTTTGGCTGGTATCATTAAATAGAAGCTGCCAGGGCTGGTCCTTCCCCCAATTTTTAAGTTGTAAAATGTGTTTGGCCTTTCACATCTtcattttgaaagaatttttcattttggtGATGATATGGCTTCTGCTCCCCCAGGTACCCACACATCCAGGGACTCGGAGCCCTTCTATAACTTTAAGGGAGAACATATTAAATTTTACACTCCTTACATAATAATTAACACACTGCTTTCTTGTCCTTTAGGACTATATCTCACACATCCTTTCTCCCCAACACATGCAGATATTCAGCAACAAAATAAATGGCACATCCATTGTCTCAGGTATCAGTCAGAGAGCTTAATATGCATTAAAGCCATCTACTTTAATTCTGAGAACAACCCTAAGAGATATGTAGGGAAAACTCAGGCTCAAAGAGGTGAAGAACAATTTAGAATTGCAGTTAGTGAAAGGAAGACTTGAATCTTGGCTGTCTGACTCCACAGCGATTCAGCCAAGAATGATAATCCTATAGAACGCTGTGTCCTGAGGAGGAATAATTAGCTCAGCCCAGTGGCAGAGGATATATGAAAAACTCCCCAGAGAAGGTGCTGCTTTACCGGAGATTTAACAAATCAGAATTACTCAGACACACAAAGTCTTCTCTCATCCTGATGATCAAGGCAAAGGGAGCAGCATGTCTT from Eptesicus fuscus isolate TK198812 chromosome 15, DD_ASM_mEF_20220401, whole genome shotgun sequence encodes:
- the LOC103303933 gene encoding olfactory receptor 1J1-like, translated to MRRENQSSVSQFLLLGFPIPPGQKGLFFILFLGMYLTTVLGNLIIILFIRLDSRLHTPMYFFLSHLAFTDVCFSSVTVPKMLANMQTQHLSIPYEGCVSQTYFFILFADLDSFLITSMAYDRYVAICHPLQYTTIMSQNICIMLVAGSWFIASACALLHTLLLARLSFCADHAVPHFFCDLAALLKLSCSDTSLNQLVIFTAGLTAIMLPFLCILVSYGHIGATILRVPSTKGIRKALSTCGSHLSVVTLYYGAIIGLYFIPSSNNSNDNNIIASLMYTVVTPMLNPFIYSLRNKDMKGTLRKFLHKKTYYSS